A segment of the Fusarium oxysporum f. sp. lycopersici 4287 chromosome 4, whole genome shotgun sequence genome:
AAAGGAGATCTCGACCCAGCTTCAGGTCGACTACTTTTCCGCCAAAGTCAAGCTGGGTGAGCAAGGAGCACGTGAGGTCCTTCCTATTGGCAATTTGTCAGATGATGAAAGGATCCTCCTTGAAAAGGCTGTTGAAGAGCTGAGGGTGAACATCCAAACGGGTTTATCATTCGTAGCTGGAAAATAAGTAAGCTTTTTGACCCGTTGGATGGTCGGCTGCTCGTCTATGGCTGTATATGCATAAAATAGCGAAATGATCAGGATGAGTTTTAGATAGAAAATAAATTAGTTTACTAATTTTGGACTTTTAACTTTTCATTTCATGGCAGAATAATATTACCTGTATGGTTTCTTCCTTGCACATCTGAACAGAACCAAAGAACAGGAGGATTTAGGGCCACCATATCTGGAATAAACAAGAAGACTATCTGAAATCATTCCACGCTACCATAGAAATTGTTGCTTGAAGTCTGCTGGTAGTTCAATCCCATGAGACGTGGTGTTATTTCGCAACTTATTGGCTACATCTGCTGGTTCAGGAGCTTGTATGATGTCTACCGATGCAATCTCCATAGGTGCCTGGGATATTGGGTCTTGGTCGACTGCATGGCCATGGCAAGGACTTTCAACCGACAGATCATCCCCAGTACCGACGTGGCTCTGAATATCAGCCTCGGGCTGATGATTGATATTGTCAGAAGGTTTCACTGCTTGTGATAGTTCCGGCATCTCCTCATTCGGCTGATTTTCAACCCGATCTTGCACAACAGAGTTCGTTGTGACTTGCTCAATCCACCGCTCAACGTTATCAGCTGTCCGGAGGGGGAAGCGCTCCCAATGATCCATCAGCGCTAGCATTTTCTGTTCGCCTATGCCTGATGAGTTGTGCTCGGCGATTTGCCTGTTGACTAAGTCTTGGGCGTCGTCATTGAAGGCACGAGCTAATAAGTCCTTGTCATTTGTTGAATGTAGGAGCCGTATCAAAACCAGTTCAGTCTCCCGAAGCCGCGTTTCCAATGCTTTCGTATACCCCTTGGGCGGACCCCTGGATGCCATAAGTATTTGCTATTCATGGCATGTGAATATAGGCCTTACCGTTTCAAGACTGTTGGCCAAGTACACTGGGAGCCGaagcttcgacatcttgAGCATGCTGGCCTTCTAACATAAGCACTTGGTCCATTGACGCAGCAACTTGTTACCATACCTGATCCCATCGCACTGCATGAAAGTCGTTCGTGTGAGCAATTTGGACAGTTTTTTGGAATATTTATGATCTGTGTAGGGTTTTGTTTTACCTTTTGCTTTCGTGATCGGCAAATATTGCATGCTGCACGGCCTCGGGCTGGCGGCATCGTTGCTATATAATTTCGCCGACTGTTGGCTAAATCACCAGAAATAGAAATAGCAGTAACTGTTTATGCGACTGGGCCGTCGGTAAAAATTAATAACTGGACGAGTGGAGAGGAGGCCGGGTTTATGGAGTGGCGAATGACATGAGGCATTAAACTATATGACTCTGATGCAACGGCTAAAACTTTTGCCGATGGACCAGCAAGAATTGTACTAGTAGCAATGTATATTACTATCAGTATTTCTATCCTTTGGTTTATCATAATAACCTGAATATTTcatataattaattaaaactagTTTACTCTCCCTATTTTTGAGTCTCATTTGTATTGAATTGGTTAGAAAAATGCATTATCCCAGGTTGGATCATCCTGATTAATACCTCCCAGCAGTGATTCCCAAGTAACGCCAGCCAGCAGGTCAGGCATCCCACTCTCCCAATTACTTAGTCTGCCTGGATCACCAACAGATTGGAACTCATCTTCAATGGCCGTGCCCGTAGCATTAAAAGTTCCAAAGCTGTATCCCAGTGGTTCGTCCGCGGACGCGCTGACGATATTGGTGGATATTTGATTAGAAGGCTGTCCAGATCCATCGTTGTTTTTATTTGACCTGGAACGCGATTCCGGATCTGGCCTTGCTCTTTTCCTGGGACGAGTTTCAGAGTTCACAGTAGAACATACTGAGTCCCTGCCTACGGGGTCTTGAACAGAGGGTGGATGTACAGAATTGGATGTAGAATCCAAGATATCAAACGCCGGTCTCTTTGCAGTATGCTCCATCTCCTGGAAAGCTTCTGTAAGATCCGAGAGAACAGCGTGGCAATTCTTTGCAAGCTTCCATCGCTCGGACATATAAAGCAGGGCCTCAAGGCACATAGCAATCTCCCTTCAGTTTGTCAGTAAATGCGTCTAAAGTTCCGTAGTAGTGCACTGGTTAGGTTGTTACGGGACCTTGTACGACAGGTAAGGACACATTTAATCAGGGATCATGATAATTCACAGTTTTCTCTCACCTCTTGCCTTTCTCCACCGAGTAGAGCCGCAGTTGGCATGCAAAGGCCAACACGATGCCGGCCATCCATGTGACGGAGAGATAGCCCGGCCAGAACAGAGCATACCCTGCATTGTGCTGCTTgtttataattttaattatcTCTCGCGCTTCGCTGATGCAGATTTGGATCGCGGACTGGAACTCTGGGGTAGATGGCTCTAGAGATAGCCTAGGGCGATGAATTAAAAGTACTAATTGACTGTGGAGCAGGATGAAGTGTGCCGATTCATTGAAAGTTTGAGTTTGGTTTCCGTCAGTACTAGCATTAGATGAGGGATCAAATTCTTGTAGAGATGAAGGCAGTGCATTCCACAATGCGTTGATGTCTGTTTGAAGTGAGAGAATTGACCCGCTGTCGATGGATCGAATATGAAGTGATTTGTGGAAGAGTTCCAGGGCACGACCAAGAAGACGCGAGTATTGGACCTGAAAGGATAAACTTgaatgacgatgatgctTCTGACTAGAGTTGTCCTCGCTTGTTGCCCTGCCTGAACCTGTTTCACTCCGTCTTGAGGAGATGGGAATATCCCTGAACTGGCTACTGGGCGAGTTCGCTGAGCGCTCAGAAAATGGCGAAGTAACGTCATTATGACTTGAAGGGACAGTGGGAAATAGCTGAGGGTGGTGAAGCTCAGGCCCATTCAACGGACAGACATCTATATCAGAGTCTTGGATTCCCAACGGATGCCCAAGAGCCTGGGAGAGATACCGATCAAAGACATAGATACACCAGAAAAGCCTCTTTCTAATATCACAATCATCCGCTGTAAGCTTTGCATAGCGGCAAGGACAACGATGAAGACCTGCCAGAAAGACGGCTCGGGATAGAAGGCCACTGACAACCGCAGCTGCACGGAGAGACATGCGAGCGACCAGGAGCAGACCAGCCGCAAAAAGGGCTTGGATAGAAACAAGATCTCCCTTGACTGCAAGGCCAGGAAGATAAGAGAGCACGTCGGTAGGCTTTTGGATCTCGGATGCTACTGGGAGTTGACTGCTGTCATGCAGGCTTGCGAGATTGAAGATGCACTGCAGGATGAGGGCTCTTGAAAGTGTGATTGGGACCCTTGGCGTGATGGGCTCTGAAGCTGCACCGTGTTGATCAAAAGAACTATACAGATCCTCCATGTTCTTAAGGATAGTTGGACCGTGCAAAAAGGGAAAGAAGCGATGCCATGTCTGGAAATACGTCATGAAAAGCTGCTTTGCAACTTCCGGCTGAGGCGGTCTGCCGAGCCCAGCAGGTATTCCAGGGCCATAGCAAAACGAAGACGGTAGTAGAGAGGCATCTGTAGAAGACTCGTTGGTTCTTTGCTGCTCATCCTCACCGTCAGCAACGATGCATTCCTCAGGAGTCGGGTGCGTCGTATCGAGAAGACGAGACGACAGCCGCGTGTTGGCATTTATGAAGGCTCGTCGGACTGTGTTTACAAAGTAGATGCCACTGGAGCTGCCGATGAATTGACTTTTGCCCTTCTCCAGCGTGCGCAGGGAGCCCCTTTCCTGGACAGCTTGTGGCAAGGCGGGTGTATCAATGCGCGACATGCCGTACAAGGGCTAGCTGCGGAGGCTCCTGCAAGTCGTTGCGAGTTACTGTATGGACAGGTCATCTTTCGCGAGTGCAGACTCCACGATTGGTAACGGGTCCGGTGAACACCTCAAGCCTGGCGGATCAGTGTTGATCCGCAATACCCCACTGCGCTAACATCGCGATGACGGTGACCGGCTAAAATTCCCGGTTTTCTCTCTCTGACTGTTGTTCACATTTGCTTACTGCCCAGCCCATGTATTTCAAAGCTTATACATAGTATTAATTCCAATCTTTTAACTTAGTAGtcctattatatatattccAGTGACGTTGTTTATTATTCCTTTATTCATAGatactttttataattcTGTAGCTTAAGTATAAGCCAAGAGTATCGGGCCTTCTGTAAGTCAAGATATACACGTTGgatccatcgccatcggCCTTATATCTAAGATGGCCTCTTGAAGTGCACCTTCAGCTCCTCCCAGCTatgcttattataatccGGCTGCACCTTCTTACACGTCTCCAAACCCCAATCCGTAATCCCCAGCATCAAACTACTCTCAAACATAAACGCCATGCTCCCCTCCCCCACCTTAACAGGCTTCAACTCAGCATTGCTCGCCCTCTCGTAAGAATCAGCATCCGGACCATGAGCACTCATGATGTTGTGCAGACTAGCACCCGCGGGCTGAAATCCACCGCCGGTCTTAGCATCGTACTGGCCGCAGATTAACCCCATGAACTCGGACATGGTGTTGCGGTGGTACCAGGGCGGGCGGAATGTGTCTTCCTGCACGAGCCAGCGAGGGGGGAAGATCACAAAGTCGGCGATGGCGGTGCCGGGATGGTCGGAGGGGCCGGTTAGGACGGTGAAGATGGAGGGGTCCGGGTGGTCGAAGGATGTGCTGCCGATTACGGAGAAGCGGCCTAGGTCGTATTTGTAGGGGTAGACTGTAACTGTCAGCAGATACTCTCAACATGCGTAGAATTATGTCTGTAACCCACATCTGTAAAGGTTAGCTTTGAACCGTTAATACTGGATAGGGATACTCACTTTCCATGCCAAGCAACAACATCGAACGGCGTGACAATGATCAATTCCTTGTTCGACTCCTTCATTGTTTTGAAACTGCTATCGTGTCCCCAGGGCCATTCTGTCTGGTCCAAAATGTCGGGTCGAAGTTGCAAATCCTCGGGGCTGGCCAGTCGATCCATTGTTGACGATACACCGGCAGTTGAAAGTGCCCCTGATACAACTCAAGGATATACCCTCTCACTGGTCCCTCAGGCAGCGTAACCCTATATCTCACTCCCCTAGGAATAATAGCAATCTCATTTGGTCTCACAAGCAATCGTCCCAGCTCAGTCTGAATATCCAAAACTCCATGCTGCGCAACAATAAGCATCTCACCATCAGACGAGTACAGAGCTGTGTTGGCGTCCATGTCCCTCCCCGCGGCGAAAACGTAGATTCCAAGACCGGATTTAACAGTGGGATCACCTGCGCCAGAGACAAGCTTTAGACCACGAACCCAATCGACGTTTTCATCGATGTCGAAAGGATCCCACCGGAGTTGCTGGGGCTCATAGTTTAGTTTTGCTTTGAGAATTGGGGATGAAGGATCACTAAAGCGTTTGTAGGTTGAGTGTGAGGCAGAGGGAAGAATACGGTACAGCCATGTTTGACGGTTCTCATGGCGGGGAGCTGTGAAGGCTGTGCCGGAGAGCTTCTCGGCGTACAGGCCGTAGGGGGGCTTTTGAGGGGAGTTGGCGCCTATCGGCAGTGCTCCCTTGATAGACTCAGATCTAGTTCCATTAGTCACTATTCATATTCAAGGTGAAGTGTTGAGACTTACTCGTGGAATGAATCGAAGCCATTGAGGTTAGACAGACTTCACAAACCGTACAGAAATTGGGTGGCGGGCGGTTGGGAAGAGAGCAGAGAAANNNNNNNNNNNNNNNNNNNNNNNNNNNNNNNNNNNNNNNNNNNNNNNNNNNNNNNNNNNNNNNNNNNNNNNNNNNNNNNNNNNNNNNNNNNNNNNNNNNNNNNNNNNNNNNNNNNNNNNNNNNNNNNNNNNNNNNNNNNNNNNNNNNNNNNNNNNNNNNNNNNNNNNNNNNNNNNNNNNNNNNNNNNNNNNNNNNNNNNNNNNNNNNNNNNNNNNNNNNNNNNNNNNNNNNNNNNNNNNNNNNNNNNNNNNNNNNNNNNNNNNNNNNNNNNNNNNNNNNNNNNNNNNNNNNNNNNNNNNNNNNNNNNNNNNNNNNNNNNNNNNNNNNNNNNNNNNNNNNNNNNNNNNNNNNNNNNNNNNNNNNNNNNNNNNNNNNNNNNNNNNNNNNNNNNNNNNNNNNNNNNNNNNNNNNNNNNNNNNNNNNNNNNNNNNNNNNNNNNNNNNNNNNNNNNNNNNNNNNNNNNNNNNNNNNNNNNNNNNNNNNNNNNNNNNNNNNNNNNNNNNNNNNNNNNNNNNNNNNNNNNNNNNNNNNNNNNNNNNNNNNNNNNNNNNNNCAAGTTCTTGTCTATCATCATTGTTCAAAAAAATAGTTCTTCCAACAAGCAGACGTTTTCTCCGCTCAACCAAGAGGTCTTTTCTCAAAAGCCCCCCACGACTTTTCTGGTCTTGGAAGAACTGTGCACAGAGCTCTACGCGCTTTCTCCAAGAGGTGTCCGTCAAGAGACCCCGTATCCCGAGATCCTCAAGAGTAAAGGGTGCCCGCGAAAACACACGCTCATTTCAAATGAGGAGGTTCAGTGTCTTCTGCCGCTTAGCATTTGCGACTATACTGATTTCTTCGCTGGTCGCAACCACGCGCACACCGTGGGAACGCTCTTCCGCGGCGCCGCAAACGCTCTGCAGCCAAACTACAACCATCTCCCCGTTGCATACCACGGCCGCGCAAGTTCCGTCGTGGTATCAGGAACACCTCTCCACCGCCCCTGGGGCCAAGTCCTCCCTAACCCTCAAGCCAAAGAGCCCGTGTTCCAACCCTGTGCCCGACTCGATATCGAGTTGGAGCTCGGTATGTTTATCAGCAAGGGAAATAAGCTCGGTGCTCCTGTTGATGTGAATAATGCGGAGGAGCATATTTTCGGATATGTTCTTATGAATGATTGGAGTGCGAGGGATATTCAACAGTGGGAGTATGTTCCGCTGGGGCCGTTTAATGCCAAGAATTTCGGGACGACGATCAGTCCGTGGGTTGTTTTGGCGGATGCGTTGGAGGGCTTTAGGGGGAGGGGATTGGAGAATGAGGTGCCCCCCAAGAAGtatcttgatgagaagagggaggACTCGATCCTTGATATCAACCTTGAGGTTTCTATTACCAGTAAGTTATCGCCCCCAAGACTGCCCAATAGAGTAATGCTGACTCAGAGAAGCCGCCAAGGGTAACAAGACGAAAATCACCCAAGTCTCATCCCAGAACCTCCTCTGGTCCTGGCCCCAGATGATCGCCCACCATTCCGTGTCTGGGTGTAACTTGCGCACAGGAGATTTACTCGGTTCAGGAACGATTTCTGGCCTTGAGCCGGGAACACAGGGAAGTCTTCTTGAGCAGACGATGGGCGGGAAGCAGTTTGTCAAGTTGGAGGGAGGAGAGGAGCGTAAGTTTATTCAGGACGGTGATAGTATTACTATTACCGGCTGGTCTGGTAATGCTGAGGATGGCCTTGTTGGGTTTGGAGAGTGTGAGGGTACGATTATTGCTGCTGTTCCTCGGGACTAGAGAGTCATTAGGGGCTGCTAGCTTAAGTGCTTATTTAGACTATAGAATCTGCAATTCTTATTCTCACATCATTTCATTTAAGTGGTTACACAACGTGATACATGGAAACTTTTGAATCTATCCTCTGATCTTCTTAGCAGATTGTTGTTGATCACGAAACCGGTGCTTGAGTCCCTTCGTATCCTCATAGCAAATGCGTCAGGTACAGGAATATTATGGCTTTCATATCTTGGATCAGAACATGTCGGAATTTGAGGTAATCGTGATCAACCTTCACATGTCTTAGTAATTTCGCTCAAAAAACTATATCCACAAGACACTATCCGGACTAAGTGCCGGCATATACTTTTCTTCGTCGTATTCCTGCACAGCAGTGGAGCTCAAGATAGCTCCGGAATTGTCAGCTCAGGTTCCGAAGCAGGTACTTCATATAAACCTCCGAACCTCCAAATACATTTCTGCATATCTATATCCGTACTTCCTTCTCTCCACTCCACCAACTCATTAGATCATCCTCGCCAAATATTCATCATGTCCGGCCAAATCACCCGCGTCACCCTCTTCAAGATCCCCAAGGCAGAAGATCAACAGCACCTCGTTGACCTCTACAAGCAAATGCCCCAGAAAGCCACAAAGGTAACTCCAACCCAATCGCTCGATCCCTCTCCTCTAACCCTTCACAGGACGGAAAGCCTTATATCGTGTCTGTTCAAGCTGGAAAAGCGAAAGCAGACCAACGATCCCAAGGCTTCACAATCGTGGCTATCTCAACATTCGCATCTCAGGAGGACTTTAACTACTACGATACTCAATGCGCAGCGCATCTTGAGTTGAGGACTTTTGCAAAGAGTGTTAACGAGGGCGTTGCGATGATTTACTTTGAGAACGAGGTTCTATAGATTAAAATAAGATTCTCATATTAAGCCTTGGAATCTCATGGATATATCCTTCCCTTGCTCTGCAGCCATAGCATACTCTCCCTCTTCGCTAAACGTACTTGGAACAGGATGTAAGAATTGTTGTCCTTCACCGAACGCGTTGAAGAGATTTAGGAGGGATTCGCTCATTTGAAACATATCCGGTACTGAGTTTGCCACGTCTGCGTCGCCAAACATCATGTCGCCAAAGGAGAAAGACTCGTTTTCGGGCATTGCCATGGGGACTTGCTCTGCTGCATTGACTTCGACTTGCGGAGCATTCTGCTCGTTTGTCGGCCCGTTGTGCCCATTTTCATCATCCTTTCGAGCCTCACCCTCTTCACCGTTTTGAGGGAAGCCGAAAGTGTTCATTCGGGGAATCATACCGCGAATGCTCTTCCAAAGTCTTTTGCTGACAATGTTGTGCCGTGATAATCCTCTGACTAGTTCAACGCCGTCTGAGAAGGTGCGTTTGCATGGCACGGAGAATATATCTGGGGCGTGACAGACTGCTAGGAAGATGACTGCCAAAGCACTTAGCAGGAAGTAGTTGAAGACATTCTGCTGTCGTTTGTAGATATCCGTCGTAGCGTGAAGATGGACCAAGACTTGAATGGTATCCTGCGCTATATCGACTACCAACCATGCGTTCTGCGGGTTTGCAGCTATGCTAGCTGTACTCATCAGATGATGCCGATAAATCAGGATACGGGCGTAATTGCCACGGAGGTACAATAGAGCACGGAGGCGATGTGGCAGTCGAGGT
Coding sequences within it:
- a CDS encoding homogentisate 1,2-dioxygenase, whose product is MENVVYPYKYDLGRFSVIGSTSFDHPDPSIFTVLTGPSDHPGTAIADFVIFPPRWLVQEDTFRPPWYHRNTMSEFMGLICGQYDAKTGGGFQPAGASLHNIMSAHGPDADSYERASNAELKPVKVGEGSMAFMFESSLMLGITDWGLETCKKVQPDYNKHSWEELKVHFKRPS
- a CDS encoding homogentisate 1,2-dioxygenase, with product MASIHSTSKSESIKGALPIGANSPQKPPYGLYAEKLSGTAFTAPRHENRQTWLYRILPSASHSTYKRFSDPSSPILKAKLNYEPQQLRWDPFDIDENVDWVRGLKLVSGAGDPTVKSGLGIYVFAAGRDMDANTALYSSDGEMLIVAQHGVLDIQTELGRLLVRPNEIAIIPRGVRYRVTLPEGPVRGYILELYQGHFQLPVYRQQWIDWPAPRICNFDPTFWTRQNGPGDTIAVSKQ
- a CDS encoding fumarylacetoacetase (At least one base has a quality score < 10), with the translated sequence MRSICDYTDFFAGRNHAHTVGTLFRGAANALQPNYNHLPVAYHGRASSVVVSGTPLHRPWGQVLPNPQAKEPVFQPCARLDIELELGMFISKGNKLGAPVDVNNAEEHIFGYVLMNDWSARDIQQWEYVPLGPFNAKNFGTTISPWVVLADALEGFRGRGLENEVPPKKYLDEKREDSILDINLEVSITTAKGNKTKITQVSSQNLLWSWPQMIAHHSVSGCNLRTGDLLGSGTISGLEPGTQGSLLEQTMGGKQFVKLEGGEERKFIQDGDSITITGWSGNAEDGLVGFGECEGTIIAAVPRD